DNA from Ignavibacteriales bacterium:
TTCGTAAATCATATTCTCATCTATAAAATCCTGCGGTAGGAGCGGTATTGGTATTCCGTTATACTGTAAACGGAATTTCAAATCTCTTATAAACGGATCTTCAATAATTTTTTGTTCGATTCTTAAAAAGCTTGGCAGAAATGAATTCAGATCAAACCATTCTGGTTCTGGCATTTCAATAATTTCGTATTCGCTGTTTGTAAGATTAGTTTTTTGCAAAGCTATTTTTATTGCATCATCCAATCCTCCTAGTACATCAACCAATCCATTTTTTAAACCATCGCTGCCGGACCACACTCTTCCCTGCGCAATTTTTTCAATTTCATTAAAAGGTTTGTTCCTACCCAAAGCTACTTTTTCCACAAAACCTTTATACAGAGTTTTGATTCCTGTTTCTGCCATCTTCAATTCTTCCTCTGTAAAATCACGATCAGGAATTGAGATTCCAATTAACGGAATCGTAGCGCCAAAACCAAGATCAGCAAATTTTCCCTTCTGAACGTGATCAACAGACATTCCAAGGTTCTGCTTTAAAGTTTTGTTAAATATATATGCACCAATCACCCCAATTGAGCCAGTGATTGTATTTGGTGCGGCAACAATAGTATCAGCAAACATAGAAAGCCAATAGCCGCCAGAAGCCGCTACATAGCCCTGAGAAACAATTATAGGCTTCTTCCCTTTTCCTTTGTGAAGTACATCTGCTATAAGATCAGCAGCAAGCGCATCTCCACCCGGCGAATCAACACGTACAACAATTGCTTTAACATTCCCGCTGTTCATTGCAGCTTCAACATATTTAACCAAATTGCGCGCTTTAATTCCGTCATCCATACCCGTACCGCCAATTGCATAGATTACCGCAATCTTAGGCTTGGATCCCCAATAATCATTCGGTGTTTTAAAAGCTTCTAATGAGTTTGCACTTATTAAACTCTTGTTTTCCTTTTCATAATTATTAATTATTTCATTTATATCACTCCAACGAGCAAGTGTATCAACAAGTCTTAATTTCATTGCATCTTCGGGTAAAAACAAAAAAGCACTGTCAACAAGTTCATCAAAGTATGAAGGTGTAAAATTTCTGCTTGCACAAATTTCTCTTTGCGCTAGATTATAGTTTTCATCAACAAGTCTTTGTCTTTGTTCACGATCGGCTTCACTAAAATCTTTACGTGCATAATTTTCAACGGCAGATTTATATTTAAAGTATCTCAACTCACGGAAACCAAGCCCTAGCATTTCAAGCGATCCCTTAAAGAATGTTCTTCCCATCAAATAACCATTGAGGGATATTGTGCCCATCGGATCAAGAATTATTTTATCAGCAACAGATGCAAAATGATATTCATCCATCCCTGCACGATCTATGTAGATATAAACTTTTTTACCGTGGGATTTTATTTCTCTAAGTTTTTCTCGTAATTCCCAAAGCATTTCTTTGTTGATGTTCATTCCGGAAAGATTGATTGCAATACCTGAAACTGAATTATCATTTATTATGGCATTAAGTTGTTCTAACAGATTAAAAAGTGTTCTGCTGTTATCAAACAATTTGAAGTTCTGATACTTGACCCCGCCTTGCAAATTCATACTAACATAATTGTCTTTGCCGGAAAAAACTCTTAATAGGTTTCTATCATCAGCGCCAACTCGTATGCCGTAAGTATTATATGATTGCTTGGCATCTTCATTAAAATGGGCATTTGTTGTTATACCAAATGAACCAAAACCTAGTTGAACACCTACATTAAAACTTTTCCCATCATAATACCTACCGATAAATCTTAAACCATCTAATGGTTCTACAATTGCACCTGCGCTCCATTTTATTTTTTCCCTTATTCTATCATCCGTAAATGTATAATCTCCAAACAAGGAAAGATTATAATTAGCAAGAGGTCTAACACCCGCTCCGATGATTCCTTCTCTTTCTCCTCTAGAAGGCAAGTTTGCGATAAGATTAAATGAGAGAAAATTTGCAGGACGAAAAATTGCCCCAAGTGTAAATAAATCAGATCGCTCAAGATATTTTACATCTCCCGTTGACCAGCCGTATCCAAGTCCAACACCAAAAGCATCTGAGCCAATTGCAGTTGAAAGTTTGTAATCAGTTATTGAAAAGTTTTTATAGGATTGATTGTGAATACCAAAACCTAAATAAGGAACAGAAGTAAATAATCCCCAACTGCTGAAATCATTTGCACCTGCATCTTTGTCATTCCACGTAAAATAAATATTTGGCTGTGACTGAAAAGAAAGTTCCGCGGGATTATTAAACCCGCCCAACCCGAATATTATCGTTCCGGGGGTAGCAAACTCCATATCATTATTTAAATAATATGACGGAAAAATGGTCTGAGCATTATTAGAAATGCTAAAAAATGCAATTATGGTGATTAAAATTTTGCGTAACATTTTTTTCCCTGATTGTGTTCCAAAAAATCCTGCTTAAAAATAACATTTAAAGGGAATAATAAATGACCTAAATAAAAAGGAACTAAAAAAATTTTACTTCTGTTAAGCTATTACAATCACAAAAATAATTTAACAATATATATATCAGGAGGTTCAAATGTTCGCACGTAAATATCTTTCATTATTCTTAATGTTAATCTTTGGTATAACAGTTTTTACAGCTTGCAGCGATGATGAAAACACTGTTACTCCAACACCAGCATCTAAATCAAAAGTTTTAGTTACACATGCATCACCAGATGCGCCAGGAGTTGATCTTTTAGTTGATAATACAGTTGCAGGAACTAATCTTACTTTTCCTAACAGCACTGGATATTTAGAGGTTAACTCTGGAACACGTAATGTTAAAGTCAATGTAACGGGAACAACTACTACTGCTTTAGAAGCAAATCTAAATTTAGCAGCAGATAAAGATTATTCAGTATTTGCAGTAAATAATGTTGCCATGATAGAAGCAGTTGTTTTGGAAGATAATCTTACATCACCTGCAGCCGGCAAAGCACACGTAAGATTCGTTCACTTGTCACCAAACGCTCCGGCAGTTGATATTACAACGAATACGGGTGCAGTAGTTTTTGGTAATTATGTATTTAAACAAGCTTCTGCTTTCACTCCACTTGATGCAGGTACATATGATTTGCAAGTAAGATTGGCCGGAACCTCAACAGTTGTATTAGATTTACCAGGAATTTCCTTGACTGCTGGAAAAATTTATACAGTATTTGCTAAAGGACTAGTTGGTGGTCAGGGAACACAATCATTAGGCGCTCAAATAATTGTAAACAAATAATGATCAGGTTGTGAGTAGATGATGATGGTGAAAAGCCGGGTTTGAAAAAATCCGGCTTTTTATTTTATAACCTTTCATAGTAATAAGTCATAAGTAAATCTTTTTGATTATTTTTGTTCGTTAACAAATGATTTAATATGATTGAAATAAGTAATCTTCATAAAAACTTTGGCGGCAAAAAAGTTTTGCGCGGCGTTAATCTTACAATTGAGCAGGGAGAAACTATTGTTATCATCGGCAGAAGCGGATGCGGCAAAAGTGTTTTGATAAAGCATATTGTTGGATTGCTAAGCCCGGATTCCGGTTATGTTAAAGTCGAAAACAATATTGTAAATGATCTTAGTCAAAAAGAGCTCTACACCTTAAGAAAAAAATTCGGGTTTTTATTTCAGGGAGCAGCGCTATTTGATTCTATGACTGTTGAAGAAAATGTCAGCCTTCCTTTAGTTGAATCAAAATTGAATCATTCCAAATCTGAAATAAAAAATATCGTTGAAGAAAAGTTATCTTTAGTTGATCTTGAAGATGTTTTAAATCTAAAACCTTCAGAACTTTCCGGGGGAATGAAAAAGAGGGTTGCCCTTGCGCGTGCTCTTGTTACAAATCCATCTTACATTTTATACGATGAACCAACCACCGGACTCGATCCAATAATGTCCGATTCTATCGATCAGCTAATAAAGGATCTATCAACAAAATTAAATGTTACTTCTGTAGTTGTTACACACGACATGTACAGTGTAAAAAACGTTGCAAATCGTGTTGCGATGATGAACGATGGCCTCATCTATTTTACAGGCAAACCCGAAGAACTAATAAACTCAACAGATAAAGTAATTGCAGATTTTATTAGAAGAACTGAAGTTTGATTTTTTTCCATCAAATTATTCTTTTGTTTCACTTGATATTTCAATCTTCCGAGCAGTAAAAATCTATAATAAATTTCCTCTTTGCACTTCATCATAAAAACACTATATTTCAAAAAATTAAATTAAGGAGTCAGATATGGAATCAATTAAGGACATTCTAAATGGGCGTGAAGTTTTTACTATTCAATCCGGCTCATCTGTAAAAGATACCGTAAATTACATGGCATCAAAGGGAGTCGGACTTTTACCCGTAATGAAGAATGAGAAGTTAATCGGTGTATTTTCTGAACGTGATTTGGTTAAAAGAGTTATCGCAAAAGATAAAGATTTGTTTTTGACTGCTGTTGATGAGATTATGAGCACAAAACTTGTAATTGGTAAAATAGATGAGCCTAATGAATCCGTATTAGCAAAAATGAAAGAAGCTAAGACAAGACATATCTTAATTATAGATAACGAAAAACTTGTTGGCGTTCTTTCTCTTCGTGATCTTTTAGAGATAGATCTTAATCATTGCAAAACAACTGTTGAGGTTTTAAATAATTATATTTACTCCAAGTAAAAATAATTTTATTTAAGATATGCCTAACATTACCTCGATTGTTGAAATCATTCAACTTATGCTTGCCCCTGGAATAATGATTTCCGCGTGCGGACTATTATTGCTTGGAATGAACAATAAATATTCGCTTGTTGTAAACAGAATTCGCTTGCTCAATGAAGAAAGAAGAAAAGCAATTCATAAAACCACGGATGATAAAAATTTTAATTATCAGGAAACTCAAAGGTTAGAAAGTATATCTATGCAAATCTCAAGTTTGGTTTATAGAGTTAAACTTGTTAGAAATGCTGTGCTGTCCTACACAATTGCAGTTGCCTTATTTGTTCTCACTTCCCTTTCAATAGGATTTGGGTTTTTATTAGAATTAACAAAACTAAATTCATTTGTTACGGTTTTGTTTTTACTAGGAATGATTTCTGTTTTATGTGGGGTTAGTTTTGCAGCTTACGAAACTTATAAAGGTTATGAGATAGTAAATTTCGAGGTGAAGATTGATGAATAATCTCAGCGCCTCTGTGATACAAATCGATCACAGAAACGCTAAGATGCTTAAAACTCTACATTACTAAAGCCATTACAGCCTTCTGAACATGCAATCTGTTTTCTGCTTCATCAAATATTACTGAGTTACTAGAATCAGCAACTTCGTTTACAACTTCATCACCGCGGTGTGCAGGTAAACAGTGCATAAACAGGTAATCCTCTTTAGCGTTGTTAACTAACTTTGGATTTACTTGGTATCTCATAAATTTCTGTCTGCGTTCAGCAGCTTCTGCTTCCTGGCCCATACTTGCCCAAACATCTGTATAAACAATATCTGCATTTTTAACTGCAGCAACGGGATCATCAGTAATTTCAACTTTACTGCCCATATACTTTGCAAACTTTTTAGCATTTTCAACAATTTGCTTATCCGGTTTATATCCGGAAGGTGAGGCAATTGAAATGTTCATTCCAACTTTTGAACAGCCATTTAATAAGCTATGAGCCATATTGTTTCCATCGCCAATATAGGCAAGTTTTAATCCTTGCAATTTTCTTTTCTTCTCAAG
Protein-coding regions in this window:
- a CDS encoding S49 family peptidase, which translates into the protein MLRKILITIIAFFSISNNAQTIFPSYYLNNDMEFATPGTIIFGLGGFNNPAELSFQSQPNIYFTWNDKDAGANDFSSWGLFTSVPYLGFGIHNQSYKNFSITDYKLSTAIGSDAFGVGLGYGWSTGDVKYLERSDLFTLGAIFRPANFLSFNLIANLPSRGEREGIIGAGVRPLANYNLSLFGDYTFTDDRIREKIKWSAGAIVEPLDGLRFIGRYYDGKSFNVGVQLGFGSFGITTNAHFNEDAKQSYNTYGIRVGADDRNLLRVFSGKDNYVSMNLQGGVKYQNFKLFDNSRTLFNLLEQLNAIINDNSVSGIAINLSGMNINKEMLWELREKLREIKSHGKKVYIYIDRAGMDEYHFASVADKIILDPMGTISLNGYLMGRTFFKGSLEMLGLGFRELRYFKYKSAVENYARKDFSEADREQRQRLVDENYNLAQREICASRNFTPSYFDELVDSAFLFLPEDAMKLRLVDTLARWSDINEIINNYEKENKSLISANSLEAFKTPNDYWGSKPKIAVIYAIGGTGMDDGIKARNLVKYVEAAMNSGNVKAIVVRVDSPGGDALAADLIADVLHKGKGKKPIIVSQGYVAASGGYWLSMFADTIVAAPNTITGSIGVIGAYIFNKTLKQNLGMSVDHVQKGKFADLGFGATIPLIGISIPDRDFTEEELKMAETGIKTLYKGFVEKVALGRNKPFNEIEKIAQGRVWSGSDGLKNGLVDVLGGLDDAIKIALQKTNLTNSEYEIIEMPEPEWFDLNSFLPSFLRIEQKIIEDPFIRDLKFRLQYNGIPIPLLPQDFIDENMIYEE
- the argF gene encoding ornithine carbamoyltransferase, producing the protein MAVNMKGKDLISIADLTLEEIYEIFDVSKSLKEKKYTGEPHRLLEGKTLGMIFTKRSTRTRVSFEVGIYQLGGIGLYFGPNDLQLGTSESIEDTAKVLARYLDGIMIRTFAHSDVTDLAKYAKIPVINGLTDLLHPCQVLTDLFTVLEKKRKLQGLKLAYIGDGNNMAHSLLNGCSKVGMNISIASPSGYKPDKQIVENAKKFAKYMGSKVEITDDPVAAVKNADIVYTDVWASMGQEAEAAERRQKFMRYQVNPKLVNNAKEDYLFMHCLPAHRGDEVVNEVADSSNSVIFDEAENRLHVQKAVMALVM
- a CDS encoding DUF2721 domain-containing protein: MLAPGIMISACGLLLLGMNNKYSLVVNRIRLLNEERRKAIHKTTDDKNFNYQETQRLESISMQISSLVYRVKLVRNAVLSYTIAVALFVLTSLSIGFGFLLELTKLNSFVTVLFLLGMISVLCGVSFAAYETYKGYEIVNFEVKIDE
- a CDS encoding ABC transporter ATP-binding protein, which produces MIEISNLHKNFGGKKVLRGVNLTIEQGETIVIIGRSGCGKSVLIKHIVGLLSPDSGYVKVENNIVNDLSQKELYTLRKKFGFLFQGAALFDSMTVEENVSLPLVESKLNHSKSEIKNIVEEKLSLVDLEDVLNLKPSELSGGMKKRVALARALVTNPSYILYDEPTTGLDPIMSDSIDQLIKDLSTKLNVTSVVVTHDMYSVKNVANRVAMMNDGLIYFTGKPEELINSTDKVIADFIRRTEV
- a CDS encoding DUF4397 domain-containing protein, coding for MFARKYLSLFLMLIFGITVFTACSDDENTVTPTPASKSKVLVTHASPDAPGVDLLVDNTVAGTNLTFPNSTGYLEVNSGTRNVKVNVTGTTTTALEANLNLAADKDYSVFAVNNVAMIEAVVLEDNLTSPAAGKAHVRFVHLSPNAPAVDITTNTGAVVFGNYVFKQASAFTPLDAGTYDLQVRLAGTSTVVLDLPGISLTAGKIYTVFAKGLVGGQGTQSLGAQIIVNK
- a CDS encoding CBS domain-containing protein, which translates into the protein MESIKDILNGREVFTIQSGSSVKDTVNYMASKGVGLLPVMKNEKLIGVFSERDLVKRVIAKDKDLFLTAVDEIMSTKLVIGKIDEPNESVLAKMKEAKTRHILIIDNEKLVGVLSLRDLLEIDLNHCKTTVEVLNNYIYSK